Proteins encoded within one genomic window of Sphaerotilus montanus:
- a CDS encoding undecaprenyl-diphosphate phosphatase: MDIVMLLKAAVMGVVEGLTEFLPISSTGHLILAGSLLGGFDTESGKVFEIAIQTGAIFAVILVYWQRLSNTVTHLGTSRDAQRFVLNVLIGFLPAVILGLAFGKTVKAHLFTPVIVAAAFIVGGLIILWAERRPASSVRVSSVDDMTPLDALKVGLVQCFAMIPGTSRSGSTIIGGMLMGLSRQAATDFSFFLGIPTLIGAGAYSLYKERAHLSMADAPVFAVGLVFSFLSAWLCVRWLLKYVATHNFVPFAWYRIAFGLLILVTSYTGMVSWHD; encoded by the coding sequence GTGGATATCGTGATGTTGTTGAAGGCCGCGGTGATGGGCGTGGTCGAGGGTCTGACGGAGTTCCTGCCGATTTCCAGCACCGGACACCTGATCCTTGCAGGTTCGCTGCTCGGCGGGTTCGACACGGAAAGTGGCAAGGTGTTCGAGATCGCCATCCAGACCGGCGCCATCTTCGCGGTCATCCTGGTCTACTGGCAGCGTCTGTCGAACACGGTGACCCATCTGGGCACCAGCCGGGACGCTCAGCGATTCGTGCTGAATGTGCTGATCGGTTTCCTGCCTGCGGTGATTCTGGGGCTGGCTTTCGGAAAGACCGTCAAGGCCCACCTGTTCACGCCCGTGATTGTCGCTGCAGCCTTCATTGTCGGTGGTTTGATCATCCTGTGGGCCGAGCGACGCCCCGCCAGCTCCGTGCGGGTGTCCTCGGTCGACGACATGACCCCGCTCGACGCGCTGAAGGTGGGCCTGGTGCAGTGCTTCGCCATGATCCCGGGCACCAGCCGCTCCGGCTCGACCATCATCGGCGGCATGCTGATGGGCCTGTCGCGGCAGGCAGCGACCGATTTCAGCTTCTTCCTTGGCATCCCGACCCTGATCGGTGCGGGCGCCTACAGCCTCTACAAGGAGCGTGCGCACCTGTCGATGGCCGATGCGCCGGTGTTCGCCGTCGGACTGGTGTTCTCGTTCCTGTCGGCCTGGCTGTGCGTGCGCTGGCTGCTGAAGTATGTGGCGACGCACAACTTCGTACCCTTCGCCTGGTACCGCATCGCCTTCGGCCTGCTGATCCTGGTGACGTCCTACACCGGCATGGTCAGCTGGCACGACTGA
- the dapD gene encoding 2,3,4,5-tetrahydropyridine-2,6-dicarboxylate N-succinyltransferase — MSDLSQLQNVIEAAWEDRANLSIASAPAEVRDAVNHVIDALDTGKLRVAERQGVGQWHVNQWAKKAVLLSFRLNDNVPMASGDLNFFDKVPTKFAGMSEAQLRATGVRVVPPAVARRGSFIAKGAILMPSYVNIGAYVDEGTMVDTWAAVGSCAQIGKNVHLSGGVGIGGVLEPMQANPTIIEDNCFIGARSEVVEGVIVEENSVLSMGVYIGQSTKIYDRATGEVTYGRIPSGSVVVSGNLPSADGKYSLYCAVIVKRVDAQTRAKTSINDLLRG, encoded by the coding sequence ATGTCCGACCTCAGCCAACTCCAGAACGTCATCGAAGCCGCCTGGGAAGACCGCGCCAACCTGTCCATCGCTTCGGCACCGGCCGAAGTGCGTGACGCCGTCAACCACGTCATCGACGCCCTGGACACCGGCAAGCTGCGCGTGGCCGAGCGCCAGGGCGTGGGCCAGTGGCACGTCAACCAGTGGGCCAAGAAGGCCGTGCTGCTGAGCTTCCGCCTGAACGACAACGTGCCGATGGCCTCCGGCGACCTGAACTTCTTCGACAAGGTGCCGACCAAGTTCGCCGGCATGAGCGAAGCACAGCTGCGCGCCACCGGCGTGCGCGTGGTGCCGCCGGCTGTGGCGCGCCGCGGCAGCTTCATCGCCAAGGGCGCGATCCTGATGCCGTCCTACGTCAACATCGGCGCTTACGTCGATGAAGGCACGATGGTCGACACCTGGGCCGCCGTCGGCTCCTGCGCGCAGATCGGCAAGAACGTGCACCTCTCGGGCGGCGTCGGCATCGGCGGCGTGCTGGAGCCGATGCAGGCCAACCCGACCATCATCGAGGACAACTGCTTCATCGGCGCCCGCTCCGAAGTGGTCGAAGGCGTGATCGTGGAAGAAAACTCGGTGCTGTCGATGGGCGTGTACATCGGCCAGAGCACCAAGATCTATGACCGCGCCACCGGCGAAGTCACCTACGGCCGCATCCCGTCCGGCTCGGTCGTCGTCAGCGGCAACCTGCCGAGCGCCGATGGCAAGTACAGCCTGTACTGCGCCGTCATCGTCAAGCGCGTCGATGCGCAGACCCGCGCCAAGACCAGCATCAACGACCTGCTGCGCGGCTGA
- the dacB gene encoding D-alanyl-D-alanine carboxypeptidase/D-alanyl-D-alanine endopeptidase gives MRASDSPEHPSRRHWLALAVAASTGLTAGPLQARGRRAAPAALPAPLAEPVDVLPAGLKERLVETGLSLDGFGLHVQALDGAAAVLSWQAGRPFVLASTSKLITSMAALDLLGPAYRWRTRAYLSGPLTNGRLLGDLVIRGGGDASLTSQDLLAWFQELRAQGLQEVWGDIILNRDAFSLRPQDLSSTPEPSPDRPHHVRPDALALDAGVVRVAVQSDSGGRANIQVTPALHDVKLINALGRGGACVANAVYRDVEGTPQPQLQINGQWSPRCGAQQIKFSPVSMRDLGLRAIEGLWLQVGGVLRGRVVEHSASSPVPWQLADAQAAAPYSEHLSEPLSRQLIEMNKRSDNLVARHLMLSLASDFPNRPATADAAQARVREWLTRKGVRRELVGLDTGSGLSRLERATPQAMVHLLSRAARGPQGKLLLKSLPIAGVDGTLEGRLRGGAAEGQAWLKTGTLLDTRGLAGYARTRSGRMLGVCLLANHAENVAAATPALDACVEWAARLA, from the coding sequence GTGAGGGCCTCCGATTCGCCCGAGCATCCTTCCAGGCGCCATTGGCTGGCACTGGCCGTGGCCGCATCGACAGGCCTGACCGCGGGTCCGCTCCAGGCGCGCGGCCGACGGGCGGCCCCCGCTGCACTGCCAGCACCGCTGGCCGAGCCGGTGGATGTGCTGCCGGCTGGGCTCAAGGAGCGGCTGGTTGAGACCGGCCTGTCGCTGGACGGCTTCGGCCTGCATGTGCAAGCGCTGGACGGGGCGGCCGCCGTCCTGTCGTGGCAGGCCGGACGGCCCTTCGTGCTGGCGTCCACCTCCAAGCTGATCACCTCGATGGCGGCGCTCGACCTGCTCGGCCCGGCCTACCGCTGGCGCACCCGTGCCTACCTGAGTGGCCCGCTCACCAACGGGCGCTTGCTGGGTGACCTGGTCATCCGTGGTGGCGGTGACGCCAGCCTGACGTCGCAGGACCTGCTGGCCTGGTTCCAGGAGTTGCGGGCGCAGGGCCTGCAGGAAGTCTGGGGCGACATCATCCTCAACCGCGACGCGTTCAGCCTGCGCCCGCAGGACCTGAGCTCCACGCCGGAGCCGTCCCCCGACCGTCCGCACCATGTGCGCCCCGATGCGCTGGCGCTGGACGCTGGCGTGGTGCGCGTGGCCGTGCAGTCGGACAGCGGCGGCCGCGCCAACATCCAGGTCACGCCGGCCCTGCACGACGTCAAGCTGATCAACGCACTGGGACGTGGCGGTGCCTGTGTGGCGAATGCCGTCTACCGCGATGTCGAGGGCACACCGCAGCCGCAGTTGCAGATCAACGGGCAGTGGTCGCCCCGCTGTGGCGCGCAGCAGATCAAGTTTTCGCCAGTCAGCATGCGCGATCTGGGGCTGCGTGCCATCGAAGGGCTGTGGCTGCAGGTCGGCGGCGTGCTGCGCGGGCGGGTGGTCGAACATTCCGCGTCCTCGCCGGTGCCGTGGCAACTGGCCGATGCGCAGGCTGCCGCACCGTATTCCGAGCACCTGTCGGAGCCGCTGTCGCGGCAGCTGATCGAGATGAACAAGCGCAGCGACAACCTGGTCGCACGCCACCTCATGCTGAGCCTGGCGTCCGATTTCCCGAACCGGCCAGCCACGGCCGACGCCGCGCAAGCCCGCGTGCGGGAATGGCTGACCCGCAAGGGTGTGCGCCGCGAACTGGTCGGACTGGACACCGGATCGGGCCTGTCCCGCCTGGAAAGGGCCACGCCGCAGGCGATGGTCCATCTGCTGAGCCGCGCCGCGCGCGGGCCGCAGGGCAAGCTGCTGCTGAAGTCCCTGCCGATCGCTGGTGTCGATGGCACGCTGGAGGGCCGTCTGCGCGGGGGCGCTGCGGAAGGGCAGGCCTGGCTGAAGACAGGTACCTTGCTCGACACCCGCGGTCTGGCCGGCTATGCGCGCACCCGCAGCGGGCGCATGCTGGGTGTGTGCCTGCTGGCCAACCATGCGGAAAATGTGGCGGCAGCCACGCCTGCACTGGACGCCTGTGTCGAATGGGCGGCGCGTCTGGCATAA
- a CDS encoding PHA/PHB synthase family protein has translation MNHTPPSLLPAHPPGAVVLPAASIRGTHERRDSAWLGRSDPPSPAFERYRDLDRLLLSSIGHWTGGLSVTTRANALFDWWVHLAASPAKQLELLQWSVDIAPHLLEVWLRPQGRATTPAHARIEPRPLPQDKRFSARAWQDWPFSAWAQSFLAVQQAWHMATEGVPGVNRHHEEMVAFGARQLLDMLAPSNSIATNPVVLERTLDERGANLLRGARHAAEDVWREALELPPAGAEAFKVGVNVAATPGQVILRNRLAELIQYTPTTPQVRPEPVLLVPAWIMKYYILDLSAHNSLVRALVDQGFTVFVLSWKNPEPRDRDIGMADYFHLGVEAALDAIERVQPFAPVHAAGYCLGGTLLAMAAAALAPRRPQAFASLTLLAAQTDFTDPGELGLFIDEGQVELLVDMMWRHGVLHARQMKGTFQMLRSQDLVWSYRLVNYLLGERQAPSDLMAWNADGTRLPYRMHKEYLHTLFLDNALARGEACLDGEPVNLAHIRMPVFNVGTLQDHVAPWRSVYKLHMLTDAEQTFCLTAGGHNAGIINPPQQARTSHRLRLWRSGDPLLTPDQWLEKTPLTEGSWWTPWFDWLHARSGPWRHPPTMGAPEQGLPPLQAAPGRHVLAP, from the coding sequence ATGAACCACACGCCACCCAGCCTCCTGCCTGCGCATCCGCCCGGAGCGGTCGTCCTGCCTGCCGCGTCGATCCGGGGCACGCACGAGCGCCGCGACAGCGCCTGGCTAGGCCGCTCCGACCCGCCCTCGCCCGCATTCGAGCGCTACCGGGACCTGGACCGGTTGCTGCTGTCCTCGATCGGCCACTGGACCGGTGGCCTGTCCGTGACGACCCGGGCCAACGCCCTGTTCGACTGGTGGGTGCACCTGGCGGCTTCACCGGCCAAGCAGCTGGAACTGCTGCAGTGGTCCGTGGACATCGCGCCGCACCTGCTCGAAGTCTGGCTCCGGCCGCAAGGCCGTGCCACCACGCCGGCCCATGCCCGGATCGAGCCCAGGCCCCTGCCGCAGGACAAGCGCTTCTCGGCACGCGCCTGGCAGGACTGGCCCTTCAGCGCCTGGGCACAGAGTTTCCTCGCCGTGCAGCAGGCCTGGCACATGGCCACCGAGGGCGTGCCCGGCGTCAACCGCCACCACGAGGAGATGGTGGCCTTCGGCGCCCGGCAGTTGCTGGACATGCTCGCACCCTCGAACAGCATTGCCACCAACCCGGTGGTGCTGGAGCGCACGCTGGACGAGCGCGGCGCGAACCTGCTGCGCGGCGCCCGGCACGCCGCGGAGGATGTCTGGCGCGAGGCCCTCGAACTGCCCCCCGCAGGCGCCGAAGCGTTCAAGGTCGGCGTCAACGTGGCGGCCACGCCAGGGCAGGTGATCCTGCGCAACCGCCTGGCCGAGCTGATCCAGTACACACCCACCACGCCGCAGGTGCGGCCCGAACCGGTGCTGCTGGTGCCGGCCTGGATCATGAAGTACTACATCCTCGACCTCTCGGCGCACAACTCGCTGGTCCGGGCGCTGGTCGATCAGGGATTCACGGTGTTCGTGCTGTCGTGGAAAAACCCCGAGCCACGCGACCGCGACATCGGCATGGCGGATTATTTCCACCTCGGCGTGGAAGCGGCGCTGGACGCGATCGAACGCGTGCAGCCCTTCGCGCCGGTGCACGCCGCCGGCTACTGCCTGGGTGGCACCCTGCTGGCCATGGCCGCCGCGGCACTCGCCCCGCGCAGGCCACAAGCCTTTGCCAGCCTCACGCTGCTGGCCGCCCAGACCGATTTCACCGACCCCGGCGAGCTGGGCCTGTTCATCGACGAAGGCCAGGTCGAACTGCTGGTGGACATGATGTGGCGCCACGGCGTGCTCCATGCGCGGCAGATGAAGGGCACGTTCCAGATGCTGCGCTCGCAGGATCTGGTCTGGTCCTACCGGCTGGTCAACTACCTGCTGGGCGAGCGCCAGGCGCCGAGTGACCTGATGGCCTGGAATGCCGACGGCACCCGACTGCCCTACCGCATGCACAAGGAGTACCTGCACACGCTGTTCCTTGACAACGCGCTGGCGCGGGGCGAGGCCTGCCTGGATGGCGAACCGGTCAACCTGGCGCACATCCGCATGCCGGTCTTCAACGTCGGCACCCTGCAGGACCACGTCGCCCCCTGGCGGTCGGTGTACAAGCTGCACATGCTGACGGATGCCGAGCAGACCTTCTGCCTCACGGCCGGCGGTCACAACGCCGGCATCATCAACCCGCCGCAGCAGGCCCGCACCAGCCACCGGCTGCGCCTCTGGCGCTCCGGTGACCCGCTGCTCACGCCCGACCAGTGGCTGGAGAAGACGCCGCTGACCGAGGGCTCCTGGTGGACACCGTGGTTCGACTGGCTGCACGCCCGCAGTGGCCCGTGGCGCCATCCGCCCACCATGGGCGCGCCGGAACAAGGGCTGCCCCCCCTGCAGGCGGCGCCGGGACGCCACGTGCTGGCGCCTTGA
- the trmB gene encoding tRNA (guanosine(46)-N7)-methyltransferase TrmB, translating to MTVTDPSLVQPAPTDLPANTEADTGPTEPPAVHHRAIRSFVVRAGRMGTGQMRALEELGPRYVLPWSDQPMDPQAVWGRTAPVVLEIGFGMGGATAEIARHRPEVDFLGVEVHTPGVGALLKLIDEQGLENLRIVQHDAVEVLDRMITPASLAGVHIFFPDPWHKKKHNKRRLIQTEFIARLVTRLAPGGYLHCATDWQPYAEQMLEVLSAEPALENTADGYAPRPDYRPLTKFENRGLKLGHGVWDLVFRRRAD from the coding sequence ATGACTGTCACTGATCCGTCCCTCGTCCAGCCCGCCCCGACCGACCTGCCCGCGAACACCGAGGCCGACACCGGCCCGACCGAACCACCCGCCGTCCACCACCGCGCGATCCGCAGCTTCGTGGTCCGGGCCGGCCGCATGGGCACGGGGCAGATGCGTGCGCTGGAGGAACTGGGCCCGCGTTATGTGCTGCCCTGGTCCGACCAGCCGATGGATCCGCAGGCTGTCTGGGGCCGCACCGCACCGGTGGTGCTGGAGATCGGCTTCGGCATGGGTGGCGCCACGGCGGAAATCGCCCGCCATCGACCGGAGGTGGATTTCCTCGGTGTCGAGGTCCACACGCCCGGGGTCGGTGCCCTGCTCAAGCTGATCGACGAACAGGGCCTCGAGAACCTGCGCATCGTGCAGCACGACGCGGTGGAAGTGCTGGACCGCATGATCACGCCCGCCTCGCTCGCGGGCGTGCACATCTTCTTCCCGGATCCCTGGCACAAGAAGAAGCACAACAAGCGCCGCCTCATCCAGACCGAGTTCATTGCCCGCCTCGTCACCCGTCTGGCCCCCGGCGGCTACCTGCACTGCGCCACCGACTGGCAGCCCTATGCCGAGCAGATGCTGGAGGTGCTGTCAGCCGAACCGGCGCTGGAGAACACGGCCGACGGCTATGCACCCCGCCCCGACTACCGCCCGCTGACCAAGTTCGAGAACCGCGGGCTGAAGCTGGGGCACGGCGTCTGGGATCTGGTGTTCCGGCGCCGCGCGGACTGA
- the dapE gene encoding succinyl-diaminopimelate desuccinylase, with product MHLPTLALVEQLLARPSLTPDDAGCQTLIADRLRPLGFECTDLPFGPDDFRVSNLWAIRRGAAEGPTLVLAGHTDVVPTGPLDQWTSDPFVPTHRDGRLYGRGSADMKTSLAAMVVAVEEFVAAHPDHRGAIAFLLTSDEEGPAHSGTVKVCEWLVERGERLDACIVGEPTSVRSVGDMVKNGRRGSMSGRLTVRGVQGHIAYPQLAKNPIHLAAPALAELCAIEWDRGNDHFPPTSWQMSNVHAGTGATNVIPGTMVVDFNFRFSTESTPEGLQQRVREVLDRHGLDYQIDWSLSGRPFLTRPGPLVDALAGAIRAVTGLETELSTTGGTSDGRFIAQICPQVVEFGPVNATIHQIDEHCALAALGPLKDIYRRTLEAMLA from the coding sequence ATGCACCTGCCTACCCTCGCCCTGGTCGAGCAACTCTTGGCCCGCCCTTCTCTCACCCCGGACGATGCGGGTTGCCAGACCCTGATCGCCGACCGCCTGCGCCCGCTGGGCTTCGAATGCACCGACCTGCCCTTCGGCCCGGACGATTTCCGGGTGAGCAACCTGTGGGCGATCCGCCGCGGTGCGGCTGAAGGACCGACGCTGGTCCTGGCCGGCCACACCGACGTGGTGCCGACCGGCCCGCTCGACCAGTGGACCTCCGACCCCTTCGTGCCCACGCACCGCGACGGCCGCCTCTACGGCCGCGGCAGCGCCGACATGAAAACCTCGCTGGCGGCCATGGTCGTCGCGGTGGAAGAATTCGTCGCCGCCCACCCGGACCACCGCGGCGCCATCGCCTTCCTGCTCACCAGCGACGAGGAAGGCCCGGCGCACAGCGGCACCGTCAAGGTCTGCGAATGGCTGGTCGAGCGTGGCGAGCGGCTGGACGCCTGCATCGTCGGCGAGCCGACCTCCGTGCGCAGCGTCGGCGACATGGTGAAGAACGGCCGGCGCGGCTCGATGTCGGGCCGGCTGACGGTGCGCGGCGTGCAGGGCCACATCGCCTATCCGCAGCTGGCGAAAAACCCGATCCACCTCGCGGCACCCGCGCTCGCCGAGTTGTGCGCGATCGAGTGGGACCGCGGCAACGACCACTTCCCGCCGACGAGCTGGCAGATGTCCAACGTCCACGCGGGCACGGGCGCGACCAATGTCATTCCCGGCACGATGGTGGTGGACTTCAACTTCCGCTTCTCGACCGAATCGACGCCGGAAGGGCTGCAGCAGCGGGTCAGGGAGGTGCTGGACCGCCACGGCCTCGACTACCAGATCGACTGGAGCCTGAGCGGGCGCCCCTTCCTGACGCGCCCCGGCCCGCTGGTCGATGCGCTGGCAGGTGCCATCCGCGCGGTGACCGGACTGGAGACCGAGCTGTCCACGACGGGCGGCACCTCCGACGGCCGCTTCATCGCCCAGATCTGCCCGCAGGTGGTCGAGTTCGGACCCGTCAACGCCACGATCCACCAGATCGACGAACACTGCGCGCTGGCCGCCCTCGGCCCGCTCAAGGACATCTACCGCCGCACGCTGGAGGCAATGCTCGCATGA
- the dapC gene encoding succinyldiaminopimelate transaminase, with product MNPLLSRLQPYPFERLRALVKDVRPNPDFTPISLGIGEPRHPAPEFLKLALTSSLDGLATYPATAGLPALRKSCAGWVQRRYGVALDADTQILPVNGSREALFSLAQTVIDPTRDAATGGPVVVCPNPFYQIYEGAAYLSGATPVFANSDPARNFAADWSQIDEATWARTQLLYVCSPGNPTGAVVPLEEWAELFALSDKHGFVIASDECYSEIYFRDEAPLGALEAAKQLGRDDFRRLVVLTSLSKRSNVPGLRSGFVAGDARIMKSFLLYRTYHGSAMSTTVQQASITAWDDEAHVAENRALYRQKFAQVTPVLAAVMDVALPDASFYLWAKVPETVFGGSDTVFTRELLAQYNVAVLPGSYLAREAHGVNPGTGRVRMALVAGVEECLEAARRIADFVRVNSHRAA from the coding sequence ATGAACCCGCTGCTCTCGCGCCTCCAGCCCTACCCCTTCGAGCGGCTGCGTGCCCTCGTCAAGGACGTCCGCCCGAACCCGGACTTCACCCCGATCAGCCTCGGCATCGGTGAGCCCAGGCACCCGGCGCCCGAGTTCCTGAAGCTCGCGCTGACCTCGTCGCTCGACGGGCTGGCGACCTACCCCGCCACGGCCGGTCTGCCCGCGCTGCGCAAGTCGTGCGCCGGCTGGGTGCAGCGGCGCTACGGCGTGGCACTGGACGCCGACACGCAGATCCTGCCCGTCAACGGCTCGCGCGAGGCGCTGTTCTCGCTGGCGCAGACCGTCATCGACCCGACGCGCGACGCGGCAACCGGCGGCCCGGTCGTCGTCTGCCCGAACCCGTTCTACCAAATCTATGAAGGCGCGGCCTACCTGTCCGGCGCCACGCCCGTCTTCGCCAACAGCGACCCGGCACGCAACTTCGCCGCCGACTGGTCGCAGATCGACGAGGCCACCTGGGCACGCACGCAGCTGCTCTACGTCTGCTCGCCCGGCAACCCGACAGGCGCCGTGGTGCCGCTGGAGGAATGGGCCGAGCTGTTCGCCCTGTCCGACAAGCACGGCTTCGTGATCGCCTCGGACGAGTGCTACTCCGAGATCTACTTCCGCGACGAGGCCCCGCTCGGCGCACTCGAAGCCGCGAAACAGCTCGGCCGCGACGACTTCCGGCGCCTGGTCGTGCTGACCAGCCTGTCCAAGCGCTCGAACGTGCCGGGCCTGCGCTCGGGCTTCGTCGCCGGGGACGCGCGGATCATGAAGTCCTTCCTGCTCTACCGCACCTACCACGGCAGCGCCATGAGCACGACCGTGCAGCAGGCCAGCATCACCGCCTGGGACGACGAGGCGCACGTGGCCGAGAACCGCGCGCTCTACCGCCAGAAGTTCGCCCAGGTCACGCCCGTGCTGGCTGCCGTGATGGACGTGGCGCTGCCCGACGCCAGCTTCTACCTGTGGGCCAAGGTGCCCGAGACCGTCTTCGGCGGCAGCGACACCGTGTTCACGCGCGAACTGCTGGCTCAATACAATGTCGCGGTGCTGCCCGGCAGCTACCTGGCGCGCGAGGCCCACGGCGTGAACCCCGGCACCGGCCGCGTGCGCATGGCGCTGGTGGCCGGCGTCGAGGAATGCCTCGAAGCCGCACGCCGCATCGCCGACTTCGTGCGCGTCAACAGCCACCGCGCCGCCTGA
- the prmB gene encoding 50S ribosomal protein L3 N(5)-glutamine methyltransferase: MTPIPTNTPQPTTVLALIEAMGERLTQAGVSFGHGTTNAFDEAVWLTLWKLGLPLDELDAVAASPVTPARQADVEAVVAQRIATRKPAAYLTREAWLQGVPFYVDERVIVPRSFIAELLADPELGEALDAWLSVDTDRVLDLCTGNGSLAVLAAMAYPQVQVDGADLSTDALEVARINVRRHGLAERITLIESDGLAALTGPYDLILCNPPYVNAASMEQLPAEYRAEPELALAGGTDGMDFVRQLLQDAPTRMQPQAVLVLEIGNERAYFDAAFPTLEVVWLETSAGEDQVLLVTREALVAWQQGD; encoded by the coding sequence ATGACCCCGATCCCCACGAACACGCCCCAGCCGACCACCGTCCTCGCGCTGATCGAGGCCATGGGCGAGCGCCTGACGCAGGCCGGCGTCAGTTTCGGCCACGGCACCACCAACGCCTTCGACGAGGCCGTCTGGCTGACGCTGTGGAAGCTGGGCTTGCCGCTGGACGAGCTGGACGCCGTGGCTGCCTCGCCGGTCACGCCCGCGCGCCAGGCCGACGTGGAGGCGGTGGTCGCGCAGCGCATCGCCACCCGCAAGCCCGCCGCCTACCTGACCCGCGAGGCGTGGCTGCAGGGCGTGCCGTTCTACGTCGACGAGCGGGTGATCGTGCCGCGTTCGTTCATCGCCGAGCTGCTCGCGGACCCGGAGCTGGGCGAGGCGCTGGACGCCTGGCTGTCGGTCGACACCGACCGCGTGCTCGACCTCTGCACAGGCAATGGCAGTCTGGCGGTGCTGGCGGCGATGGCCTATCCGCAGGTGCAGGTGGATGGCGCCGATCTGTCCACGGATGCGCTGGAAGTGGCCCGCATCAATGTGCGCCGACACGGGCTGGCCGAGCGCATCACCCTGATCGAAAGCGACGGGCTGGCCGCGCTGACCGGCCCCTACGACCTGATCCTCTGCAACCCGCCGTACGTGAACGCGGCGTCGATGGAGCAATTGCCCGCCGAATACCGGGCAGAACCGGAACTCGCGCTGGCGGGGGGAACGGACGGCATGGACTTCGTCCGCCAGCTGTTGCAGGACGCCCCGACCCGCATGCAGCCGCAGGCGGTGCTGGTGCTGGAAATCGGCAACGAACGGGCCTACTTCGACGCGGCGTTTCCGACGCTGGAAGTGGTCTGGCTGGAGACGAGTGCGGGGGAGGACCAGGTGCTGCTGGTCACGCGCGAGGCGTTGGTGGCGTGGCAGCAGGGGGATTGA
- a CDS encoding PilT/PilU family type 4a pilus ATPase: MSTKNMERILRLMAEKRASDVFLSANMPVLIKIHGQILQLTQEPLAPNQPRMLLGEVITAAQMEELLETGELNMGVHISGVGTFRLSGFKQRDSIAAVFRFMPTEIPALDSLNLPEMLNTLCLAKRGLVLMVGATGTGKSTTLASMLQNRNKQVAGHILTIEDPIEFLFTNYKSVVNQREVGRDVQSLQIGLKNAMRQAPDCIFIGEIRDRETMSAALSYALSGHLVLSTMHANNSHHALSRILSFYTPESRPALLSDLAAGLKAIVSQRLLRSTQGGRVPAVEVLLNTQFVSELIEQGNFSGIKEAMDRLMAEGSQTFEQDIARLVTEHLVTRDEGISHADSPTNLLWRLQNDMVSSKRQQEEEKEAEPGPSFTEITLDVVSGHNPNARGSFSPSPVPMSTGTAPPMPPMPPNSAAIKPLPFLSKKR; this comes from the coding sequence ATGAGCACCAAGAACATGGAACGCATCCTGCGGCTGATGGCCGAGAAGCGGGCGTCCGACGTCTTCCTGTCGGCCAACATGCCGGTGCTCATCAAGATCCACGGCCAGATCCTGCAGCTGACGCAGGAACCTCTGGCGCCCAACCAGCCGCGCATGCTGCTGGGCGAGGTGATCACGGCCGCGCAGATGGAAGAGCTGCTGGAAACCGGCGAGCTGAACATGGGGGTCCACATCAGCGGTGTGGGCACCTTCCGGCTCTCGGGCTTCAAGCAGCGCGACTCCATCGCCGCGGTCTTCCGCTTCATGCCGACCGAGATCCCGGCGCTGGACTCGCTCAACCTGCCGGAGATGCTGAACACGCTGTGCCTGGCCAAGCGCGGGCTGGTGCTGATGGTCGGCGCGACCGGCACGGGCAAGAGCACGACGCTCGCGTCCATGCTCCAGAACCGCAACAAGCAGGTCGCGGGCCACATCCTGACCATCGAGGATCCGATCGAGTTCCTGTTCACCAACTACAAGTCGGTGGTGAACCAGCGCGAGGTCGGCCGCGACGTGCAGTCGCTGCAGATCGGCCTGAAGAACGCGATGCGGCAGGCGCCGGACTGCATCTTCATCGGCGAGATCCGCGACCGCGAGACGATGAGCGCGGCGCTGTCCTATGCGCTGTCCGGCCACCTCGTGCTCTCGACCATGCACGCCAACAACAGCCACCACGCGCTGAGCCGCATCCTGTCGTTCTACACGCCCGAGTCGCGGCCGGCGCTGCTCTCGGACCTGGCCGCCGGACTGAAGGCCATCGTCTCGCAGCGCCTGCTGCGCTCGACGCAGGGCGGACGGGTGCCGGCGGTCGAGGTGCTGCTGAACACGCAGTTCGTCTCCGAGCTGATCGAGCAGGGCAACTTCTCCGGCATCAAGGAGGCGATGGACCGCCTGATGGCCGAGGGCTCGCAGACCTTCGAGCAGGACATCGCGCGCCTGGTCACCGAACATCTCGTCACCCGCGACGAAGGCATCAGCCACGCCGACTCGCCGACCAACCTGCTCTGGCGCCTGCAGAACGACATGGTCAGCAGCAAGCGCCAGCAGGAGGAGGAGAAGGAGGCCGAGCCGGGGCCGTCCTTCACGGAAATCACGCTGGATGTGGTGTCTGGCCACAATCCGAATGCACGGGGCAGCTTCTCGCCCTCGCCAGTCCCGATGTCCACCGGGACGGCACCACCGATGCCTCCGATGCCACCGAATTCGGCCGCCATCAAGCCGCTGCCCTTCCTGTCCAAGAAGCGCTGA